From the genome of Leptolyngbyaceae cyanobacterium, one region includes:
- a CDS encoding PAS domain S-box protein has protein sequence MTEDRKISLSKETVLVVDDSPANLELLAWMLSQKDYMVRLAKSCKQAIECLESHPPDIILLDIMMPEMDGYEFCSQLKSDEKTRHIPVIVISVLNKAIDKMKAFQVGAVDYIIKPFHLEEVVARVENQLSIRRLQKELTEQNARLQQEIRDRIRAEEALSQRAEQLRNQNIVLTQLAQNKAINQGDLTVAFEEITQATARSIEVERSSIWLYDETNTKLQCIDLFIKTLNQHFSGYELAFADYPAYFQALVENPIVVAHDAHTDSRTKEFSESYLTPLGINSMLDAPIRLGGKTVGVLCLEQVGAARHWSLEDQNFARSVADLCSLALEARERQQAEAALRYSEEKFASAFRASPDAIAIATFPDQRHIEINDNFCYLFGYSQAQVFGKTAEELEIWVDRKERERIIKSLQKEGAIHDEEVDFRTSNGQIKTVLFSAELFNINGEKCLLTTSHDITERKKAEEKLRRSQANLAEAQRVAHVGSWEFNVNTYQMIWSEEVFWIFGLNPNQPAPKYADFIQHIHSDDRETFQQRFAVAIADATPYELDVRILRPNGETRYVETRGEVFIDERGQVIRLFGSVLDITERKLAEIALQKQFDRSNLLRQITDKIRSQLDIQQIFKIAANQIGQAFNVNRAYILTYEELQNPQLTIVGEYLALGYVSLMNIEIPVIGNLHAEQLLLQDKPIASNNIYTDPLLQNMQQLCETFELKSMLAVRTSYQGKANGIMSLHQSDRFREWTDGEVEFIEAVAAQLGIAIAQAKLLAQEKKARSELDQQNLQLQQEIRERILAENALIESESKYRALVEASQDMIWSLDIEGRYTFVNPAVKQIYGYEPAEMLGKHFTEFMSSEQVAKDLAVFSNLLDGAKIFQYETTHLHKNGKLVNLMFNAIPLQDESGNFIGTTGTASDITERKQREEALKLIVEGTAASTGKNFMRSCVSHLAQMLQVRYAVIAELVDEAKTKARSLAFWNGEGWEESFEYELDNTPCETLIQERTICYYPQELQALFPKDEYLIKLSAESYLGVPLIDSSGNILGYLAVLDVKPMAEGLEKESILQIFAARAGAELERQQAEIALQISQERLQLAIEASNLGLWDWNIATQEIYCQPSWQELLGYESHEIGENIQTWRNYIHPDDLPNVITTKGYHLTGNAPIWTTEYRMRSKLGEWKWILIHGKVTEWNEAGQAVRMTGTYKDISARKKADRALQESERRFRAIFNSSFQYMGLLDTNGTLLEANQTSLAFAGVEEKDVVGLPFWQTPWWRISQQARVLVQDAVAEAASGSLVRYEVDIMGVENAIATVDFSLKPVFDETGQVVLLIAEARDISDRICLERELALREARLNAFFSCAPVGLKILDNQLRFVQINEVLAKNNGLTVQEHIGKTLSEVLPELVPILEPLYQQVLATNQPVLNLEVNGEIPTQPGMLRHWVASYFPILGNDGLSSGIGAVVVDITDRKQAEQSLRQSEATNRALLNAIPDMMFRCQVDGTFIDFKPAKNIKTLLPPQEFLGKNVVELLPPEISYQIQQAYKIAISSQEIQLLEYKISLEGEWRDYEARIVACSADEVISIVRDITDRKQAESALRESAEREKAIGKVIQRMRQTLDFEAIFHATTEELRQVLNCDRVAVYRFNPDWSGEFVSESVAKDWVCLIEAQNNDAILKTTSLESEKCPVKNFNSTSDIVVDTYLKDTQGGAYSRGASHLAVEDIYLAGFETCYINLLEKFQARAYIIVPIFCGNQLWGLLASYQNSGPRQWKSVEINMTIQIGTQLGVALQQAELLAQTQKQSVALQQAAIAADAANRAKSEFLANMSHELRTPLNAILGFTQVMSRDTALNKQQQENLSIINRAGEHLLSLINDILEMSKIEAGRTTLNVTSFDLIRLLKNLEEMLQLKAQSKDLQLKFEISSDIPEYVQTDEGKLRQVLINILGNAIKFTEKGSVILRVKLSDGKKVTRSSSTITHTPIIFEIEDTGPGIASEEIKFLFEPFAQTQTGKKSLQGTGLGLPISRKFVQLMNGDITVKSTLNEGTLFAFDIEVKLVELAAVQSTQPTRRVISLAPNQPEYRILVVDDHPESRLLLVEIFKSIGFQVKEAENGQQAFILWESWEPHLICMDMRMPVMDGYETTKQIKAYLKGQATVIIALTASAFEENRKMVLSAGCDDFVRKPLQQEVLLEKVSQHLGVKYIYQVDQPSNENAHSDENFTQENLIFYLSQMPADWVAKVYNASSQGSDDMILELIEEIPSEKVALANVLTDLATNFKFEEIMELTQEGAV, from the coding sequence AATTTAGAACTTTTAGCGTGGATGTTATCTCAAAAAGATTATATGGTGAGGCTTGCCAAAAGCTGCAAGCAGGCGATCGAGTGTCTTGAATCCCATCCTCCTGACATTATTTTGTTGGATATCATGATGCCAGAAATGGATGGTTATGAGTTTTGTTCCCAGCTTAAATCAGATGAAAAAACTCGTCATATTCCGGTGATCGTAATTAGTGTTTTAAATAAAGCGATCGATAAAATGAAAGCCTTTCAGGTAGGAGCGGTTGACTATATTATTAAACCGTTTCATCTAGAGGAAGTGGTAGCTCGCGTGGAAAATCAATTAAGTATCCGCAGGCTTCAGAAAGAACTTACCGAGCAAAATGCCAGATTGCAACAAGAAATTCGCGATCGCATCCGCGCTGAAGAAGCACTATCGCAACGAGCCGAACAGCTACGCAATCAAAATATAGTCCTCACCCAACTAGCGCAAAATAAAGCGATCAATCAGGGAGATTTAACAGTTGCTTTTGAAGAAATTACTCAAGCAACAGCACGGAGTATCGAAGTGGAACGCTCTAGTATATGGTTGTATGATGAAACGAATACCAAACTTCAATGTATTGATTTATTTATCAAAACGCTTAACCAGCATTTTTCAGGATACGAACTAGCGTTTGCCGACTATCCAGCGTACTTTCAAGCTTTAGTAGAAAATCCGATCGTCGTAGCTCACGATGCCCATACAGACTCTAGAACTAAAGAATTTTCCGAGTCTTATTTAACGCCATTAGGCATCAATTCAATGCTCGATGCACCGATTAGATTAGGTGGAAAAACGGTAGGAGTTTTGTGTTTAGAGCAAGTTGGTGCGGCTCGTCATTGGTCGCTAGAAGACCAAAATTTCGCTCGTTCAGTAGCCGATCTTTGCTCTTTAGCATTAGAAGCGCGGGAACGCCAACAAGCTGAAGCGGCTTTGCGTTACTCTGAGGAAAAATTTGCCTCGGCTTTTCGGGCTTCTCCTGATGCGATCGCGATCGCGACTTTTCCCGACCAGCGCCACATCGAAATCAACGATAACTTTTGTTATTTATTCGGTTATTCCCAAGCTCAAGTATTCGGCAAAACTGCCGAAGAACTGGAAATTTGGGTAGATCGAAAAGAGCGCGAACGAATTATCAAATCTTTGCAAAAAGAAGGCGCTATTCACGATGAAGAAGTAGATTTTCGCACCAGTAACGGCCAAATCAAAACGGTTTTATTTTCGGCTGAATTGTTTAACATTAACGGTGAAAAGTGCTTACTTACTACATCTCACGATATCACCGAGCGCAAAAAAGCTGAGGAAAAACTCCGCCGAAGTCAAGCTAATTTGGCAGAAGCCCAGAGAGTAGCTCACGTTGGCAGTTGGGAATTTAATGTTAATACTTATCAAATGATTTGGTCTGAGGAAGTATTCTGGATTTTTGGCTTAAATCCCAATCAACCAGCACCGAAGTATGCTGACTTCATCCAACATATTCATTCTGACGATCGGGAAACATTTCAACAACGTTTTGCCGTTGCCATTGCTGATGCTACACCTTATGAACTAGACGTTCGGATTTTGCGCCCGAACGGGGAAACTCGATATGTGGAAACTAGGGGAGAAGTTTTTATTGACGAACGGGGGCAAGTAATTCGATTATTTGGCAGCGTTCTCGATATTACCGAACGCAAACTAGCAGAAATTGCTTTACAAAAACAATTCGATCGCAGCAATCTACTCAGGCAAATTACGGATAAAATTCGCTCTCAATTAGATATTCAACAAATTTTTAAAATAGCTGCCAACCAAATTGGTCAAGCTTTTAACGTTAATCGCGCTTATATTTTAACATACGAAGAACTGCAAAACCCCCAACTTACTATAGTCGGAGAATACCTGGCACTTGGTTATGTTTCTCTGATGAATATAGAAATTCCAGTTATCGGTAACCTCCATGCCGAACAATTATTGTTACAAGACAAACCGATTGCTTCAAATAATATTTACACCGATCCGTTATTGCAAAATATGCAGCAGCTTTGCGAAACTTTTGAACTGAAATCTATGCTGGCGGTTCGCACTTCTTATCAAGGTAAAGCGAACGGCATTATGAGTTTGCATCAATCCGATCGCTTTCGGGAATGGACAGATGGAGAAGTAGAGTTTATCGAAGCAGTAGCAGCCCAATTAGGAATTGCGATCGCGCAAGCTAAACTACTCGCTCAAGAAAAAAAAGCCCGCTCGGAACTCGACCAACAAAATCTTCAATTGCAGCAAGAAATCCGCGAACGGATTCTCGCTGAAAACGCTCTTATCGAAAGTGAAAGCAAATATCGCGCTTTAGTAGAAGCTTCTCAAGATATGATTTGGTCGCTAGATATTGAGGGAAGATACACATTTGTCAATCCAGCCGTTAAACAAATTTACGGTTACGAACCAGCCGAAATGCTGGGCAAGCATTTTACTGAGTTTATGTCATCGGAACAAGTGGCAAAAGATTTAGCCGTTTTCTCTAACTTGTTGGATGGAGCGAAAATATTTCAGTACGAAACCACCCATTTGCATAAAAACGGCAAGTTGGTTAATTTGATGTTTAACGCGATTCCCCTACAAGACGAATCCGGAAATTTTATCGGTACAACCGGAACCGCCAGCGATATCACCGAACGGAAACAAAGAGAAGAAGCCTTAAAATTAATTGTGGAAGGAACCGCCGCCAGTACTGGTAAAAACTTCATGCGTTCCTGCGTTAGTCATTTAGCTCAAATGCTGCAAGTCCGCTATGCGGTGATTGCCGAACTAGTAGACGAAGCCAAAACAAAAGCTCGGAGTTTAGCATTTTGGAATGGTGAAGGTTGGGAAGAATCCTTTGAATACGAATTAGACAATACTCCTTGTGAAACTCTTATACAAGAAAGAACAATTTGCTATTATCCGCAAGAATTACAAGCCTTATTCCCTAAAGATGAATATTTAATCAAATTATCAGCAGAAAGTTATTTGGGAGTGCCTTTAATTGATTCTAGCGGCAACATTTTAGGTTATTTAGCCGTATTAGACGTGAAGCCAATGGCTGAAGGGTTAGAAAAAGAGTCGATTTTGCAAATTTTTGCCGCTCGTGCGGGGGCGGAATTAGAACGGCAACAAGCAGAAATTGCCTTGCAAATCAGTCAAGAAAGATTACAGTTGGCAATTGAAGCGAGTAACTTGGGTTTGTGGGATTGGAATATTGCCACTCAAGAAATTTATTGTCAACCTTCTTGGCAGGAATTATTAGGATATGAATCCCACGAAATTGGAGAAAATATTCAAACTTGGCGGAACTACATTCATCCGGATGATTTACCTAATGTAATAACAACTAAGGGTTATCATTTAACAGGTAACGCGCCGATTTGGACTACTGAATATCGCATGAGGAGTAAATTGGGTGAATGGAAATGGATCTTAATTCACGGCAAAGTTACTGAATGGAACGAAGCCGGACAAGCAGTGCGGATGACGGGAACTTATAAGGATATTAGCGCTCGCAAAAAAGCCGATCGCGCATTGCAAGAAAGCGAAAGACGCTTCCGGGCGATTTTCAATTCCTCTTTTCAATATATGGGGTTACTCGATACAAATGGCACGTTACTCGAAGCTAATCAAACATCTCTAGCTTTCGCGGGAGTAGAAGAAAAAGATGTAGTCGGACTTCCTTTTTGGCAAACTCCTTGGTGGAGAATTTCCCAACAAGCACGAGTTTTGGTGCAAGACGCCGTAGCAGAAGCGGCATCTGGCTCGTTGGTGCGTTATGAAGTGGATATAATGGGCGTTGAAAATGCGATCGCGACAGTTGATTTTTCTCTCAAGCCGGTATTTGACGAAACCGGACAAGTAGTATTGCTGATTGCAGAAGCGCGAGACATTAGCGATCGCATCTGTTTAGAAAGAGAATTGGCATTAAGAGAAGCTCGTTTAAATGCCTTTTTTAGCTGTGCGCCTGTCGGATTGAAAATATTAGATAATCAGTTGCGGTTCGTGCAAATCAACGAAGTACTAGCTAAAAATAATGGATTAACCGTACAAGAACATATCGGTAAAACCTTGTCAGAAGTTTTACCCGAACTCGTTCCCATTTTAGAACCTTTATATCAACAAGTGCTAGCCACCAACCAACCGGTTCTGAATCTAGAAGTTAACGGAGAAATCCCAACTCAACCGGGAATGTTGCGCCACTGGGTAGCTTCTTATTTTCCCATTTTGGGAAATGATGGTCTTTCTTCTGGGATTGGCGCGGTGGTAGTAGATATTACCGATCGCAAACAAGCAGAACAGTCACTTCGCCAAAGCGAAGCCACCAACCGCGCTTTATTAAATGCGATTCCCGATATGATGTTTCGCTGCCAAGTTGATGGTACTTTTATCGATTTCAAACCAGCAAAAAACATCAAAACTTTATTACCTCCCCAGGAATTTTTAGGGAAAAACGTGGTGGAATTATTGCCACCTGAAATCAGTTATCAAATACAGCAAGCTTACAAAATTGCTATTTCATCTCAAGAAATTCAACTTTTAGAATATAAAATTTCCCTAGAAGGAGAATGGCGCGATTACGAAGCTCGCATCGTGGCTTGTAGCGCAGATGAAGTAATTTCGATCGTGCGGGATATTACCGATCGCAAACAAGCCGAGTCAGCACTGCGAGAAAGTGCGGAAAGAGAAAAAGCGATCGGCAAAGTAATTCAAAGAATGCGTCAGACATTAGATTTTGAAGCCATTTTTCACGCTACTACCGAAGAACTGCGCCAAGTCCTCAATTGCGATCGCGTAGCGGTTTATCGTTTTAATCCCGACTGGAGCGGCGAATTTGTCTCCGAGTCAGTAGCAAAAGATTGGGTTTGTTTGATCGAAGCACAAAACAACGACGCTATTCTGAAAACCACATCTTTAGAATCCGAAAAATGTCCTGTAAAAAACTTTAACAGTACTTCAGACATCGTAGTCGATACTTACTTAAAAGATACCCAAGGCGGAGCATATAGTCGAGGAGCGAGTCACTTAGCAGTCGAAGACATTTATTTAGCAGGATTTGAAACTTGTTACATCAACTTGTTAGAAAAATTTCAAGCTAGAGCATATATTATCGTACCGATTTTTTGCGGTAACCAATTGTGGGGATTGTTAGCCAGTTATCAAAATAGTGGCCCCCGCCAATGGAAATCAGTAGAAATTAACATGACGATCCAAATTGGCACTCAATTAGGAGTAGCTTTGCAGCAAGCCGAACTACTCGCCCAAACTCAAAAACAATCAGTCGCGCTGCAACAAGCCGCGATCGCAGCCGATGCCGCTAACCGCGCTAAAAGCGAATTTCTCGCTAATATGAGCCACGAATTGAGAACGCCACTCAATGCCATTCTCGGCTTCACTCAAGTAATGAGTCGCGATACCGCATTAAATAAACAACAACAAGAAAATCTCAGTATCATCAATCGCGCCGGAGAACACTTACTCAGCTTGATTAACGATATTTTGGAGATGTCCAAAATAGAAGCAGGCAGAACAACTCTTAACGTTACCAGCTTTGACTTAATACGCCTGTTAAAAAATTTAGAAGAAATGTTGCAATTAAAAGCCCAATCCAAAGACTTGCAGCTAAAATTTGAAATCTCTTCTGATATTCCCGAATACGTCCAAACCGATGAAGGAAAATTGCGACAAGTTTTAATTAATATATTGGGCAATGCGATCAAATTTACCGAAAAAGGCAGCGTTATTTTGCGAGTAAAATTGTCTGATGGGAAAAAAGTTACCCGATCGTCAAGTACCATTACTCATACTCCAATCATCTTTGAAATAGAAGATACTGGCCCGGGTATTGCTAGCGAAGAAATTAAATTTCTATTTGAACCTTTTGCCCAAACGCAAACAGGTAAAAAATCTTTGCAAGGAACTGGATTGGGTTTGCCGATCAGTCGAAAATTCGTACAACTAATGAATGGAGATATTACAGTTAAGAGTACTTTGAATGAGGGAACTTTGTTTGCATTTGATATTGAAGTTAAACTAGTTGAATTGGCAGCCGTGCAAAGCACTCAGCCAACGCGCCGGGTGATTAGCTTAGCACCCAACCAACCCGAATATCGCATTTTGGTCGTAGACGATCACCCAGAAAGTCGCCTACTGTTAGTAGAAATATTTAAATCAATTGGCTTTCAAGTTAAAGAAGCCGAAAACGGTCAACAAGCATTTATTTTATGGGAGAGTTGGGAGCCGCACTTAATATGTATGGATATGCGAATGCCCGTGATGGATGGCTACGAAACCACCAAACAGATTAAAGCTTATCTCAAAGGTCAGGCAACCGTGATTATTGCTTTGACTGCTAGTGCTTTTGAAGAAAATCGCAAAATGGTACTTTCTGCTGGCTGTGATGATTTTGTTCGCAAACCACTACAACAGGAGGTACTTCTGGAAAAAGTCAGCCAACATTTAGGGGTAAAATATATTTATCAAGTAGACCAGCCAAGTAATGAAAACGCTCATTCCGATGAAAATTTTACCCAAGAAAATCTAATTTTTTACCTTTCCCAAATGCCTGCTGATTGGGTGGCGAAAGTTTATAATGCGTCATCCCAAGGCAGTGATGATATGATACTGGAGTTGATCGAGGAAATCCCTTCAGAAAAAGTTGCTTTAGCTAACGTTTTAACAGATTTAGCCACTAATTTTAAATTTGAAGAAATTATGGAATTAACTCAAGAAGGTGCAGTATGA